The Faecalibacter sp. LW9 genome has a segment encoding these proteins:
- the ychF gene encoding redox-regulated ATPase YchF has protein sequence MKCGIVGLPNVGKSTLFNCLSNAKAQSANYPFCTIEPNVGTVSVPDPRLYKLEEIVNPERVVPAVVEIVDIAGLVKGASKGEGLGNQFLGNIRECNAIIHVLRCFENENITHVDGSVDPIRDKETIDIELQLKDLETVTKRIEKSKKAAKAGNKEEQKVVEVLTAVTEHLENLKNVRVMELDEKGQEIVDSLQLITAKPVLYLCNVDESDAKDGNEWVEKVKESVKDEKAEVLVLAAQIEADINELETFEERQIFLEELGLTEPGVNRLIVSAYKLLDLETYFTAGVKEVRAWTIKKGSTGPQAAGVIHTDFEKGFIRAEVIKFEDFVTYGSEAKCREAGKLNVEGKAYIVQDGDIMHFLFNV, from the coding sequence ATGAAATGTGGAATCGTTGGATTGCCAAACGTAGGTAAATCGACTTTATTTAACTGTTTATCGAATGCCAAAGCGCAATCGGCAAACTATCCTTTCTGTACAATTGAACCAAATGTAGGAACTGTTTCAGTTCCAGATCCTCGTCTATACAAGTTAGAAGAAATTGTAAATCCTGAGCGTGTTGTACCAGCAGTTGTAGAAATTGTAGATATCGCAGGTTTAGTGAAAGGAGCAAGTAAAGGAGAAGGTTTAGGAAACCAATTCTTAGGAAATATCCGTGAGTGTAACGCGATTATCCACGTTTTACGTTGTTTCGAAAACGAAAACATTACACACGTTGATGGTTCGGTAGATCCAATACGTGACAAAGAAACAATTGATATTGAATTACAGTTAAAAGATTTAGAAACTGTAACGAAACGTATTGAGAAATCAAAGAAAGCTGCAAAAGCGGGGAATAAAGAAGAGCAAAAAGTAGTAGAAGTTTTAACAGCTGTTACTGAGCACTTAGAAAACTTAAAGAATGTTCGTGTAATGGAATTAGACGAAAAAGGACAAGAAATTGTTGATTCTTTACAGTTAATTACTGCGAAACCTGTTCTATATTTATGTAACGTAGACGAGTCTGATGCAAAAGATGGAAACGAGTGGGTAGAGAAAGTAAAAGAGTCTGTAAAAGATGAGAAAGCTGAAGTTTTAGTTTTAGCAGCACAAATCGAAGCAGATATCAACGAATTAGAAACTTTCGAAGAGCGCCAAATTTTCTTAGAAGAATTAGGGTTAACAGAACCAGGTGTAAACCGTTTAATTGTTTCTGCTTACAAATTATTAGACTTAGAAACTTACTTTACAGCAGGTGTTAAAGAAGTAAGAGCTTGGACAATTAAAAAAGGTTCTACAGGACCACAAGCTGCTGGTGTTATCCACACAGATTTCGAAAAAGGATTTATCCGTGCTGAGGTAATTAAGTTTGAAGATTTCGTAACGTACGGATCGGAAGCAAAATGCCGTGAAGCGGGTAAATTAAATGTGGAAGGAAAAGCATACATCGTACAAGATGGTGATATTATGCACTTCTTATTTAATGTGTAA
- a CDS encoding T9SS-dependent choice-of-anchor J family protein: MIKNLFLLGSILVGSFATAQTTTIFEETFATPETHGLWAIDDRDGDNDTWELVSDEDSGEAEVLSFEGGFAWSWSWFYAPMTPDNTLTSPVISLPDNGTLDLSFKVAAADDEEGFFEEHYAVYVIPAGAEFTGNETPVFEETLDAGYATEAKVINLDITEYAGQEVQIVFRHYDCEDILFIGIDDVKVEFTPSLSTAELNKEKAVVYQDQKIIKIQGFENVNEVRVFDLTGKKVSQVKAESVNISALPKGVYIVNFYNEKEVVSRKVTIK; encoded by the coding sequence ATGATTAAAAATTTATTCTTGCTTGGATCAATCTTAGTTGGTTCATTTGCTACTGCTCAAACGACAACTATTTTCGAGGAAACATTCGCTACACCAGAAACACACGGTTTATGGGCAATCGATGATCGAGATGGTGATAATGATACTTGGGAATTAGTATCAGATGAAGATTCAGGAGAAGCTGAAGTACTATCTTTTGAAGGAGGATTTGCTTGGTCTTGGTCATGGTTCTATGCACCGATGACACCAGATAATACATTAACCAGTCCAGTGATTTCATTACCTGATAATGGAACCTTAGACTTATCGTTTAAAGTTGCAGCGGCAGATGATGAAGAAGGGTTTTTCGAAGAACACTATGCCGTTTATGTTATCCCAGCAGGAGCAGAGTTTACAGGAAATGAAACCCCTGTTTTCGAAGAAACATTGGACGCAGGATACGCAACAGAAGCTAAAGTTATCAATTTAGACATAACTGAATATGCAGGACAAGAGGTTCAAATTGTTTTTAGACATTATGATTGTGAAGATATTTTATTTATCGGGATTGATGATGTTAAAGTAGAATTTACTCCAAGTTTAAGCACAGCTGAGTTAAATAAAGAAAAAGCGGTGGTTTACCAAGATCAAAAAATCATTAAAATCCAAGGCTTTGAAAATGTGAATGAGGTAAGAGTTTTCGATTTGACAGGGAAAAAAGTAAGTCAAGTGAAAGCAGAAAGCGTTAATATTTCTGCATTACCAAAAGGAGTATATATTGTCAATTTCTACAACGAAAAAGAAGTCGTTTCTCGAAAAGTAACAATTAAATAA
- a CDS encoding methionine aminotransferase translates to MNSKLPHLETTIFTVMSQLANQHQAINLAQGFPDFEPHSSLIESLNYYSYQNYNQYAPMIGVEKLRNFIAQKVERFHHAIYHPEQEITITNGASQAIFTAIASIIEKGDEVIIFEPAYDLYKPAVEMFGGVVQPIQLKYPDYQIDFEELKQKVTSNTKLVIFNNPNNPSGKIFTADDLIQIESILKDQNCYIISDEVYEHMTFDGKEHQSFARIPSLKERTFITASFGKLCHVTGWKVGYVLAGAALMKEFRKVHQFNVFCVHTPSQYAIADYLDDENNYLELNDFFQQKRDYFVKGLSTTKFEMIPAEGTYFVSASYKNYSPLDDKSFAQQLTIDHKVATIPFSAFYHDALNEHVIRFCFAKQEETLDAALERLNRL, encoded by the coding sequence ATGAATTCGAAATTACCTCATCTCGAGACCACTATATTTACCGTTATGAGCCAACTGGCAAATCAGCACCAAGCCATTAACTTGGCACAAGGTTTTCCAGATTTTGAACCTCACTCTTCTTTGATCGAAAGTTTGAATTATTATTCGTACCAAAATTACAATCAATACGCACCAATGATTGGCGTCGAAAAATTAAGAAATTTTATTGCTCAAAAAGTAGAGCGTTTTCATCATGCCATTTATCATCCTGAACAAGAGATCACAATTACCAATGGTGCAAGCCAAGCTATTTTTACAGCAATCGCATCCATTATAGAAAAAGGAGATGAAGTCATTATTTTCGAACCTGCGTATGATCTATACAAACCTGCTGTTGAAATGTTTGGTGGAGTAGTTCAACCCATTCAATTAAAATATCCCGATTATCAAATTGATTTTGAAGAATTGAAGCAAAAAGTGACTTCAAATACCAAATTAGTCATCTTTAATAATCCAAATAATCCCTCTGGTAAAATTTTTACCGCAGACGATTTAATTCAAATCGAATCCATATTAAAAGACCAAAATTGTTACATTATTAGTGACGAGGTATATGAGCATATGACTTTTGATGGAAAAGAACATCAGAGTTTTGCTCGCATTCCTTCTCTAAAAGAACGTACCTTTATTACAGCTTCTTTCGGGAAATTATGTCATGTAACCGGTTGGAAAGTAGGATATGTATTAGCTGGAGCGGCCTTGATGAAAGAATTTCGAAAAGTACACCAATTCAATGTTTTTTGTGTACACACTCCTTCTCAATATGCCATTGCAGATTATTTGGATGATGAAAATAATTATTTGGAACTGAATGATTTTTTTCAACAAAAAAGAGATTATTTCGTCAAAGGTTTATCGACTACAAAATTTGAAATGATTCCGGCTGAAGGTACATATTTTGTATCAGCGTCGTATAAAAATTATTCTCCCTTGGATGATAAATCATTTGCTCAACAATTAACCATTGATCATAAGGTTGCAACTATACCATTTTCTGCATTTTATCACGATGCCTTGAATGAACATGTCATTCGTTTTTGTTTTGCCAAACAAGAAGAAACTTTAGATGCTGCATTGGAACGATTAAATCGATTATAA
- a CDS encoding DNA gyrase/topoisomerase IV subunit A, whose translation MQQEQESIKKVSGMYQDWFLDYASYVILERAIPSIYDGLKPVQRRILHSMRELEDGRYNKVANIVGNTMKYHPHGDAAISDAIVQIGQKDLLIDMQGNWGNVYTGDRAAAARYIEARLTKFALEVVFNPKTTDWQPSYDGRNKEPKDLPIKFPLLLAQGVEGIAVGLSTKILPHNFNELIDASIAHLRGKKFQLYPDFLTGGLIDISDYNDGLRGGKVRVRAKISQEDKTLLKITEIPYGTTTGSLIDSILKANDKGKIKIKKIEDNTAAEVEILIHLAPGISPDKTIDALYAFTDCEISISPNACVIHDHKPEFLNVTEILKFNTDNTLQLLKRELEIELDELQEQWHFSSLERIFIENRIYHDIEQEETWEGVIEAIRKGLQPHIAHLVREVTEEDIIRLTEIKIKRISKFDLDKAQQYIESLEDKIANVKHHLDYLVDFAVEYFKSLKAKYGKDKQRRTEIRTFDTIDASKVAVANTRFYVDRVEGFIGTSLKKDEFVFECSDIDDIIVFKQDGSMVVTKVDVKTFVGKGIIHVGVWRKNDKRTIYNLIYRDGKNGPAYQKRFAVTGITRDKEYDLTNGTNGSDILYFSANPNGEAEVVSVILKTHQRIKKLKFDVDFAELAVKGRSSKGNLVTKYPIKKIELKEEGVSTLAPRQIWYDPTVRRLNADERGELLGSFKGDDKILTINSTGEAKLVSFDLGNRFDDEMIIIEKWKPNKPITCIYYDATKDKNFVKRFVLDDTASTQVFFTNEDEKSEIKFISTDYYPMIELVFAKIKGVEREPEVINLEEFIAVKGIKAQGNQLTAYKLRQIVTLDPLPYEEPEEEEVEEDEVQPTLFDAVTEEETTNEEE comes from the coding sequence ATGCAACAAGAACAGGAGAGTATCAAGAAAGTATCAGGGATGTACCAAGATTGGTTTCTTGATTATGCCTCTTATGTGATTTTAGAACGTGCCATTCCATCCATTTATGATGGGTTAAAACCAGTGCAACGAAGAATTTTACATTCGATGCGTGAGTTAGAAGATGGACGTTACAATAAAGTAGCCAATATTGTTGGTAATACAATGAAATATCACCCGCATGGGGATGCAGCCATTTCTGATGCTATAGTACAAATCGGTCAAAAGGATTTGTTAATTGATATGCAAGGAAACTGGGGGAACGTTTATACAGGCGATCGAGCTGCTGCTGCGCGTTATATCGAGGCACGTTTAACAAAGTTTGCCTTAGAAGTTGTATTTAATCCAAAAACAACGGATTGGCAGCCATCTTATGATGGTCGTAATAAAGAGCCAAAGGATTTACCGATTAAATTTCCACTTTTACTTGCACAGGGAGTAGAAGGGATTGCGGTAGGTTTATCAACAAAGATATTACCTCACAATTTTAATGAATTAATTGATGCTTCAATTGCTCATTTACGTGGTAAGAAGTTTCAGTTGTATCCTGATTTTTTAACAGGAGGTTTGATTGATATATCAGATTATAATGATGGCCTACGTGGAGGTAAAGTACGAGTACGTGCTAAAATTTCGCAAGAGGATAAAACATTATTAAAGATTACTGAGATTCCATACGGAACGACTACGGGCTCATTAATTGATTCGATTTTAAAAGCCAATGACAAAGGGAAAATTAAAATCAAAAAAATTGAAGATAATACTGCCGCTGAGGTCGAAATTTTAATTCATTTAGCGCCAGGGATTTCACCGGATAAAACAATCGATGCATTATATGCTTTTACCGATTGCGAGATTTCAATTTCTCCTAATGCTTGTGTGATTCATGATCATAAGCCTGAATTTTTAAATGTGACGGAAATTTTGAAATTCAATACCGACAATACTTTACAATTATTAAAACGTGAGTTGGAAATTGAATTGGATGAGTTACAAGAGCAATGGCATTTTTCATCTTTAGAAAGAATCTTTATCGAAAATCGTATCTATCATGATATTGAGCAAGAGGAAACGTGGGAAGGAGTGATCGAAGCAATTCGTAAAGGTCTTCAACCACATATTGCACATTTGGTACGTGAGGTAACAGAAGAAGATATCATTCGATTAACCGAAATTAAGATCAAACGAATTTCAAAATTTGATTTAGATAAAGCTCAGCAATACATCGAATCTTTAGAAGATAAGATTGCGAATGTTAAACATCACTTAGATTATTTGGTGGATTTTGCGGTGGAATACTTTAAATCACTAAAAGCGAAATACGGAAAAGATAAACAACGCAGAACAGAGATTCGTACCTTCGATACCATTGATGCCTCGAAAGTAGCAGTAGCGAATACTCGTTTTTATGTGGATCGCGTTGAAGGATTTATTGGAACGTCTTTAAAGAAAGATGAATTTGTTTTCGAATGTTCTGATATTGATGATATTATCGTTTTTAAACAAGATGGATCGATGGTTGTAACCAAAGTGGATGTAAAAACATTTGTTGGTAAAGGCATTATTCATGTAGGCGTTTGGCGAAAAAATGATAAACGTACCATTTACAATTTAATTTATCGCGACGGTAAAAATGGGCCTGCTTATCAAAAACGATTTGCGGTAACAGGAATTACTCGTGATAAAGAATATGATTTAACTAATGGAACAAATGGATCGGATATCCTTTATTTTTCAGCCAATCCTAATGGAGAGGCAGAAGTGGTTTCGGTTATTTTGAAAACGCATCAACGCATTAAAAAATTAAAATTTGATGTTGATTTTGCGGAGCTAGCTGTAAAAGGACGATCAAGTAAAGGAAATTTGGTAACGAAATATCCAATTAAGAAAATCGAACTGAAAGAAGAAGGTGTTTCAACATTAGCTCCAAGACAAATTTGGTACGATCCAACAGTTCGTCGATTAAATGCGGATGAACGAGGAGAATTATTAGGTTCGTTCAAAGGGGATGATAAGATTTTAACCATTAATTCAACGGGAGAAGCAAAATTGGTATCCTTTGATTTAGGAAATCGTTTTGATGATGAAATGATCATTATTGAAAAGTGGAAGCCAAATAAGCCTATTACATGTATTTATTATGATGCAACCAAAGACAAAAATTTTGTCAAACGTTTTGTTTTAGATGATACTGCAAGTACTCAAGTATTCTTCACTAATGAGGATGAAAAATCAGAAATTAAATTTATATCAACGGATTATTATCCAATGATTGAATTGGTTTTTGCTAAAATAAAAGGAGTAGAACGTGAACCAGAGGTGATAAATTTAGAAGAATTTATTGCTGTAAAAGGAATTAAAGCGCAAGGAAATCAGCTGACTGCTTACAAATTACGTCAAATTGTAACCTTAGATCCTTTGCCTTACGAAGAACCTGAAGAGGAAGAAGTAGAGGAGGATGAGGTGCAACCAACTTTATTTGATGCCGTTACTGAAGAAGAAACGACTAACGAGGAAGAATAA